The Vibrio sp. SNU_ST1 genome has a segment encoding these proteins:
- the recD gene encoding exodeoxyribonuclease V subunit alpha has protein sequence MTTTTNTSIEAANTVKPVSLIPEQLMDVLKFLADKGSIRQLDYQFARFIAQQATSHSQEIGFLAGVVSHELGKGHICTQLVQATDLAQLLGLYGETALQLNQKLLGIDWATVLQSSNLVGTTNDCVKPLMFDGQRVYLQRYWNYEVVLADTLNRLSKPVEFNIEQKKALTGTLNQLFARSYHFLFNALAKAEANQQTSQVLRQQLVCDHLDIVDEQSLNWGAIDQAIVQAKQVTDLDVLDSLIPLSACLNWQKVAAAVALSRRFAVISGGPGTGKTTTVTKLLSAMVEQSLSQGKTPTIKLVAPTGKAAARLTESIGKAIEQLPLAPEVKANIPTESSTLHRLLGAIPNRAEFRHNRRNPLHLDILVVDEASMVDLSMMYKLVDALPEHARLILLGDKDQLASVEAGAVLGDICSFNSTGYSTPQGNLIAEMTGFDAIANAQQAKAGGINPPAIGDSLCMLQKSYRFDARSGIGQLAKAINNGSANQVDQVFTKGFGDIENHPLSSDSYNLMLRTLVNEYGAYLNRMNVPLEELETQDARAKSVLDLFSRCRLLCSIREGDFGVKGLNHRIERALAARRLVNPHNDELWYHGRPVMVTRNDHGLGLYNGDIGICMLEADSTTLESNSATSAPRLKVYFELPDGSVKAVLPSRVPDHETAYAMTIHKSQGSEFDLTLMILPPDFSPILTRELIYTGITRAKKRLMMFSDTNVLKRGIKVKTERVSGLGSRLTN, from the coding sequence ATGACAACGACCACTAATACCAGCATAGAAGCTGCGAACACAGTAAAGCCAGTTTCACTTATTCCTGAGCAACTTATGGATGTACTCAAGTTTCTTGCGGATAAGGGTTCAATTCGTCAGCTGGATTATCAATTCGCCCGTTTTATTGCCCAGCAAGCCACTAGTCACTCTCAAGAGATCGGTTTTCTTGCTGGGGTGGTGAGTCATGAATTAGGCAAAGGGCATATCTGTACTCAGCTTGTTCAAGCGACAGATCTTGCTCAGTTACTTGGTTTGTATGGTGAGACGGCACTGCAACTGAACCAAAAATTGTTAGGTATTGATTGGGCGACGGTACTTCAATCGTCAAACCTAGTAGGTACAACCAATGACTGTGTTAAGCCGTTGATGTTTGATGGGCAGCGTGTCTACTTACAGCGCTATTGGAACTACGAGGTTGTCCTGGCAGACACGTTGAACCGTTTAAGTAAGCCGGTAGAGTTCAATATTGAGCAGAAAAAGGCGCTGACGGGAACACTCAATCAGCTCTTCGCACGCAGCTATCACTTTCTGTTTAACGCTTTAGCGAAGGCTGAAGCAAACCAACAAACGTCTCAGGTATTACGCCAACAGCTGGTGTGTGATCATCTTGATATCGTCGATGAACAATCTTTGAATTGGGGGGCAATCGACCAAGCGATTGTTCAAGCCAAGCAAGTGACTGATTTAGATGTACTGGATAGTCTCATACCGTTATCAGCATGTTTGAACTGGCAAAAAGTGGCGGCAGCGGTGGCGCTGAGTCGTCGTTTTGCAGTGATTTCTGGTGGACCGGGTACCGGTAAAACAACCACGGTAACTAAGTTGCTGTCGGCTATGGTCGAGCAATCACTTAGCCAAGGTAAAACACCGACGATCAAGCTGGTGGCTCCGACAGGTAAAGCGGCGGCGCGTTTAACTGAGTCGATTGGTAAAGCGATTGAACAACTGCCATTAGCACCTGAAGTAAAAGCCAACATACCAACTGAATCGAGCACCTTGCACAGACTGCTCGGCGCTATTCCTAATCGAGCTGAGTTTAGACACAACCGACGTAATCCACTTCACCTTGATATCTTGGTGGTGGATGAAGCATCGATGGTTGACTTATCCATGATGTATAAGCTGGTGGATGCACTCCCTGAACACGCAAGGCTGATTCTGCTTGGGGATAAAGATCAGCTCGCTTCAGTAGAGGCAGGTGCTGTGCTGGGTGATATCTGCTCGTTTAACTCAACAGGCTACAGCACACCCCAAGGTAACTTGATTGCAGAAATGACTGGTTTTGATGCGATCGCTAATGCACAACAAGCAAAAGCTGGGGGTATTAATCCGCCGGCGATTGGAGATAGTTTGTGTATGCTGCAGAAAAGCTATCGTTTCGATGCACGTTCAGGTATCGGGCAGTTGGCAAAAGCGATCAACAACGGCTCTGCGAATCAAGTAGACCAAGTGTTTACCAAAGGTTTTGGCGATATCGAAAACCATCCTCTGTCGAGTGACAGCTATAATTTGATGCTGCGTACGCTAGTCAATGAGTATGGTGCGTATCTCAATCGAATGAATGTACCGTTAGAAGAATTAGAAACTCAAGACGCGAGAGCCAAATCGGTGCTCGATCTGTTCAGCCGATGCCGACTGTTGTGTTCTATTCGTGAAGGTGACTTTGGTGTTAAAGGCCTCAACCACAGAATCGAAAGGGCACTTGCCGCAAGACGCTTGGTGAATCCGCACAATGATGAATTGTGGTATCACGGGCGACCAGTAATGGTAACGCGCAATGATCATGGCTTAGGTTTATACAACGGTGATATTGGTATCTGTATGCTCGAAGCCGATTCAACGACTTTAGAGTCAAATAGTGCGACTTCCGCACCTCGACTTAAGGTGTATTTTGAGTTGCCCGATGGCAGTGTGAAAGCCGTACTACCAAGCCGAGTACCCGATCATGAGACCGCTTATGCGATGACGATACACAAATCTCAAGGTAGTGAATTTGATCTGACCTTAATGATCTTACCGCCAGATTTCAGCCCGATTCTAACGCGAGAACTTATCTATACGGGTATTACACGTGCTAAGAAACGACTGATGATGTTCAGCGATACCAATGTGTTGAAGCGTGGGATTAAGGTGAAAACAGAGCGAGTGAGTGGTTTAGGAAGTCGATTGACCAACTGA
- the argA gene encoding amino-acid N-acetyltransferase, which translates to MKLRSTALVKGFRQSTPYVNAHRGKTMVIMLGGEAVADRNFGNIISDIALLHSLGVKIVLVHGARPQINQLLEKQDCHTPYHKNIRVTDEYSLGVAMQAAGQLQLAITARLSMSLNNTPMAGTQLNVMSGNFITAQPLGVDDGTDYCHSGRIRRIDIEGINRTLDQGSIVLLGPIASSVTGESFNLLSEEVATQVAIRLKADKLIGFCSEQGVTDESGNVLAELFPKDAKQILERLTESQNPAEDMSTGTLRFLKGAISACRAGVPRCHLISYKVDGALIQELFSFDGIGTQVVMASAEQVRQAQIDDIGGIFDLIRPLEEQGILVRRSREQLEQEVHRFTIIEKDGLIIGCAALYAYPEDHMAEMACVAIHPDYRDGNRGQLLLDYMRHQSKSRDIDQIFVLTTHSLHWFREQGFYEIAVDELPMEKQGLYNYQRNSKILALNV; encoded by the coding sequence GTGAAATTAAGAAGCACGGCGCTAGTCAAAGGCTTTAGGCAATCGACCCCTTATGTAAATGCTCACCGTGGTAAAACCATGGTGATTATGTTGGGAGGTGAAGCCGTTGCCGATAGAAACTTTGGCAACATTATCAGTGATATAGCCCTGCTTCATAGCCTTGGGGTTAAGATTGTTCTCGTTCATGGGGCAAGACCACAGATCAACCAACTGTTAGAGAAACAAGACTGCCATACGCCTTACCATAAAAATATTAGAGTCACAGATGAATATTCTTTAGGTGTTGCAATGCAGGCGGCTGGACAACTGCAACTTGCGATCACCGCTCGCCTTTCAATGAGTTTGAACAACACCCCAATGGCAGGAACTCAACTCAATGTGATGAGTGGTAACTTCATTACCGCTCAACCCTTAGGCGTCGATGATGGTACGGATTACTGCCACAGCGGACGTATTCGTCGAATAGACATCGAAGGGATCAATCGCACCCTTGACCAAGGTTCCATCGTCCTTCTTGGGCCTATTGCCAGTTCAGTCACTGGCGAAAGCTTTAACCTGCTTTCGGAAGAGGTCGCGACACAAGTTGCTATCCGTTTAAAAGCCGACAAACTGATTGGCTTTTGTTCTGAGCAAGGGGTGACTGACGAAAGCGGAAATGTACTCGCCGAACTCTTCCCTAAAGACGCCAAGCAAATTCTTGAACGCTTAACGGAGTCCCAGAACCCCGCCGAAGACATGAGCACCGGAACACTGCGCTTCTTGAAAGGAGCGATCTCCGCTTGCCGAGCAGGCGTGCCTCGTTGTCACTTAATCAGCTACAAAGTCGATGGCGCATTGATCCAAGAATTGTTCTCTTTTGATGGTATTGGAACCCAAGTGGTCATGGCGAGTGCCGAACAAGTCAGACAAGCTCAGATTGATGACATCGGTGGTATCTTTGACCTAATTCGCCCTCTTGAAGAACAAGGTATTCTCGTTCGTCGCTCAAGAGAGCAGTTAGAGCAAGAAGTCCATCGTTTTACCATCATCGAAAAAGACGGTCTGATCATTGGTTGCGCTGCGCTATACGCTTATCCAGAAGATCACATGGCAGAGATGGCCTGCGTGGCAATTCACCCAGACTACCGAGATGGAAACCGTGGGCAATTACTGCTGGATTACATGCGTCATCAGTCCAAATCTCGTGATATCGACCAGATCTTTGTTCTTACCACACACAGCCTTCATTGGTTCCGTGAACAGGGTTTTTATGAGATTGCTGTTGATGAATTACCAATGGAAAAGCAAGGTCTGTACAACTATCAAAGGAATTCCAAGATCTTAGCGTTAAATGTGTAA
- a CDS encoding DUF2850 domain-containing protein, producing MQKNPVRKSKIDEIAKGLYSGAEQRNKPKLRRKLIERSLMVLALVGSFAVASLFADVFYRVQDAITPNSQIYGTWVEQDVARYAADEFVLSENGVSVRGSVVSTHFDFDGKYFEYKAGNKTYHFRLTNSDKTEMMLVSDNHYNPVFRLKGYIDNSVR from the coding sequence ATGCAAAAAAATCCAGTAAGAAAAAGTAAGATTGATGAGATCGCAAAAGGTCTCTACAGTGGAGCAGAGCAACGCAACAAACCTAAATTGAGACGTAAGCTCATTGAACGCAGTTTAATGGTTTTAGCTTTGGTGGGTTCGTTTGCCGTCGCTTCCTTGTTCGCCGATGTGTTTTATAGAGTGCAAGATGCGATAACACCTAATAGTCAAATATATGGAACTTGGGTCGAGCAAGATGTCGCTCGTTATGCTGCGGACGAGTTTGTACTGAGTGAAAATGGTGTGTCAGTGCGAGGCTCTGTTGTGTCGACTCATTTTGATTTTGATGGCAAGTACTTCGAATATAAGGCAGGTAATAAAACGTATCACTTTCGCCTAACGAATTCTGATAAAACAGAAATGATGCTTGTATCGGATAATCACTATAATCCAGTCTTTCGCCTTAAAGGTTATATTGATAACTCAGTTCGATAG
- the mltA gene encoding murein transglycosylase A: MTLVIKKWLPLVAASFLFGCAQPTDLAQQHLDGEFPRTLNKVDLVESNKPRDFTAFAEQAEMVVSKSPSMAKIYEPLYQQLNEWAVLSGEPSELANFGVQTAQLGGGDKQGNVLFTGYFSPVMELRHEANEEYRFPVYGLPECDKECPTREEIYNGALEGQGLELGYSANRIDPFMMEVQGSGFVHFGDDDTLQYFAYAGKNNKAYVSIGRVLIERGLVPREKMSLKAIKEWVLANDPEVVKELLEQNPSFVFFSARDDLSVMGSAGIPLLPMAAVAGDRSILPMGTPILAEVPLLNADGTWSGAHQLRLLLVLDTGGAVKQNHLDLYHGMGPRAGTEAGHYKHFGRVWKLGLDGSATEAPWALPPEKVE, translated from the coding sequence ATGACTCTTGTGATTAAAAAATGGCTTCCCCTTGTTGCTGCCTCTTTCTTATTTGGCTGTGCTCAACCCACTGATCTTGCCCAACAACACCTTGATGGTGAATTTCCCCGAACCTTAAATAAGGTCGATTTGGTTGAATCTAATAAACCAAGAGACTTCACCGCATTTGCAGAGCAAGCTGAGATGGTGGTTTCTAAATCCCCTTCGATGGCTAAAATCTATGAGCCGCTTTATCAGCAACTCAATGAATGGGCGGTGCTGAGTGGAGAGCCAAGCGAGCTAGCGAATTTTGGCGTTCAAACTGCTCAATTAGGTGGCGGCGATAAGCAAGGCAATGTTTTGTTCACGGGCTATTTTTCTCCTGTAATGGAGTTGCGACATGAAGCAAACGAAGAATATCGATTCCCTGTTTATGGGCTTCCAGAGTGTGATAAAGAGTGCCCAACACGCGAAGAGATCTACAACGGTGCATTAGAAGGCCAAGGTCTTGAGTTAGGTTATTCAGCAAACCGTATCGACCCATTTATGATGGAAGTACAGGGCAGTGGCTTTGTGCATTTCGGAGATGATGACACGCTGCAATATTTTGCATACGCGGGTAAGAACAACAAAGCTTACGTGAGTATCGGCCGTGTTTTGATCGAGCGAGGTTTAGTGCCACGCGAAAAAATGTCATTGAAAGCAATCAAAGAGTGGGTCTTGGCGAACGATCCTGAAGTGGTAAAAGAGCTGCTTGAGCAAAACCCATCTTTCGTCTTCTTTAGCGCGAGAGATGATCTATCCGTAATGGGTAGCGCTGGCATTCCTCTATTACCGATGGCAGCGGTAGCGGGCGATCGCTCTATCTTACCAATGGGAACACCTATCTTGGCTGAGGTTCCGTTACTGAATGCTGATGGTACTTGGAGCGGCGCGCACCAACTAAGACTACTATTGGTTTTAGATACCGGTGGTGCGGTTAAGCAAAACCATTTGGACCTCTACCATGGTATGGGCCCACGAGCAGGAACTGAAGCGGGTCATTACAAGCATTTTGGTCGGGTGTGGAAGCTGGGTCTAGATGGCAGCGCAACCGAAGCGCCTTGGGCTTTGCCTCCTGAAAAGGTCGAGTAA
- the tcdA gene encoding tRNA cyclic N6-threonylcarbamoyladenosine(37) synthase TcdA, whose translation MRELTTPASDNYDQRFGGTRRLYGNSEVDILRAAHVCVIGIGGVGSWAVEALARTGLGELTLIDMDDVCVTNINRQIHAMSGTVGKSKIEVMAERVKLINPECKVNLIDDFIGPDNQAEYLSKEFDFVLDAIDSMKAKASLLAYCRSNKIKVITTGGAGGQIDPTQIKVADLTKTIQDPLAKKLKDTLRRHHNFPKNPARKFGIDCVFSTEQLKYPQADGSVCAAKATAEGPKRMDCATGFGAATVVTATFGFVAVSRIVEKLIQKHSK comes from the coding sequence ATGCGTGAATTGACCACTCCAGCTTCAGATAACTATGACCAACGATTTGGTGGCACTCGTCGCCTATATGGCAATAGTGAAGTCGACATACTTAGAGCTGCACACGTGTGTGTGATCGGTATTGGCGGTGTCGGTTCATGGGCTGTTGAAGCGCTTGCTCGTACTGGTTTAGGTGAGCTGACGTTGATCGATATGGATGACGTGTGCGTAACAAACATTAACCGTCAGATCCACGCAATGTCAGGAACTGTCGGTAAGAGTAAAATCGAAGTGATGGCTGAGCGCGTTAAGCTGATTAACCCTGAGTGTAAAGTTAACCTGATTGACGATTTCATCGGTCCTGACAACCAAGCTGAATACCTGTCGAAAGAGTTCGATTTTGTTCTGGATGCGATCGATAGCATGAAAGCTAAGGCTTCTTTGTTGGCGTATTGCCGTAGTAACAAAATCAAAGTAATCACCACTGGTGGCGCGGGTGGTCAAATCGATCCGACGCAAATCAAAGTAGCCGATCTGACCAAGACGATTCAAGATCCGCTAGCAAAGAAGCTAAAAGATACCCTTCGTCGTCATCATAACTTCCCTAAGAACCCTGCGCGTAAGTTTGGTATCGATTGTGTGTTCTCGACTGAGCAACTTAAGTACCCACAAGCTGATGGCAGTGTATGTGCTGCGAAAGCGACAGCGGAAGGTCCAAAACGTATGGATTGTGCGACGGGTTTTGGTGCCGCGACAGTGGTAACCGCGACTTTTGGTTTTGTGGCTGTTTCGCGTATCGTAGAAAAGCTGATTCAAAAGCATTCTAAATAG
- the csdE gene encoding cysteine desulfurase sulfur acceptor subunit CsdE, with protein sequence MTTFPSSPFGKEITSDEIVAKMQTFSGWEDRYRQVIQWGKKLPNMPDELKSEQVVVSGCESQVWLVSQNIDGVWHFCADSDARIVRGLIALVMAAYDGKTSEQVQAFDIDGYFEQIGLITHLSPSRGNGLKAIVAQIQDLSA encoded by the coding sequence ATGACCACATTCCCAAGCTCTCCATTCGGCAAAGAAATTACCAGTGATGAGATTGTCGCGAAGATGCAGACATTCAGCGGCTGGGAAGACCGTTATCGCCAGGTGATTCAGTGGGGAAAAAAACTACCTAACATGCCTGATGAACTGAAAAGTGAGCAGGTTGTAGTGTCTGGTTGTGAAAGCCAAGTGTGGTTAGTTTCTCAGAATATCGATGGTGTTTGGCATTTTTGTGCTGATTCTGATGCGCGTATCGTTCGCGGTCTAATCGCATTAGTGATGGCTGCGTATGATGGAAAAACATCAGAGCAGGTTCAAGCGTTCGATATTGATGGTTACTTTGAACAAATCGGTTTAATTACCCACCTTAGCCCATCTCGTGGGAATGGATTAAAAGCGATTGTTGCTCAAATCCAAGATCTAAGTGCTTAA
- the csdA gene encoding cysteine desulfurase CsdA yields MLDINHIREQFPALSQTINQQPLIYLDSAATTQKPQVVIDAISQYYSKQNANVHRGSHSLTANATSQFEAARDKVAQFIGASSSKEIIWTRGATEALNLIAQTYARSILQPGDEILVSEMEHHANIVPWQIVAEQTGAKVVKVPMTSDCEFDLTAFDALLNDRTKIVALAQITNVTGSRQPIEEVIEKAHKMNAIVVVDGAQGIVHEPVDVAALGADFYVFSGHKLYAPAGIGVLYGKLELLEAMPPWHGGGKMVERVSFSGTTFSELPGKFEAGTPNVAGAIALSTAIKWLSGFAQQDVENHIHQLQHETYLALSQLDDIQVLGYQPNASVITFVMDGVHHQDIATLLDQQGIAVRAGHHCAHPLMDALNVKGTVRISFGIYNNMDDVEKLITAIEKAVDML; encoded by the coding sequence ATGCTTGATATCAATCACATCCGAGAGCAGTTTCCTGCGCTATCACAAACCATCAATCAACAACCGTTGATTTATTTAGACAGCGCGGCAACGACACAAAAACCTCAGGTGGTTATTGATGCCATTAGCCAGTACTACTCCAAACAAAATGCCAATGTTCACCGTGGTAGTCATAGCTTAACAGCGAACGCGACCAGTCAATTTGAAGCCGCAAGAGATAAGGTCGCTCAGTTTATCGGCGCAAGTTCTTCAAAAGAGATCATTTGGACTCGCGGTGCCACTGAAGCACTCAACCTGATCGCTCAAACCTACGCAAGAAGCATCCTCCAGCCTGGCGATGAGATATTAGTCAGCGAAATGGAGCATCACGCTAATATTGTTCCTTGGCAAATTGTTGCAGAACAAACCGGAGCGAAAGTCGTAAAAGTACCGATGACGTCAGATTGCGAATTTGATCTTACTGCCTTTGACGCTCTTTTAAATGATCGAACCAAGATTGTTGCTCTGGCTCAGATAACTAATGTGACTGGTTCTCGTCAGCCCATTGAAGAAGTGATCGAGAAAGCGCACAAGATGAATGCGATTGTTGTGGTAGATGGAGCGCAAGGTATTGTGCATGAACCCGTTGATGTTGCGGCTTTAGGTGCGGATTTCTACGTTTTCTCAGGACACAAGCTTTACGCCCCTGCTGGCATTGGGGTGCTTTACGGCAAACTTGAATTGCTCGAAGCGATGCCCCCTTGGCATGGCGGTGGTAAAATGGTTGAGCGCGTCTCTTTCTCTGGCACCACATTTTCTGAACTTCCGGGGAAATTTGAAGCTGGCACGCCAAACGTGGCGGGAGCGATAGCATTAAGTACCGCAATTAAATGGTTAAGTGGTTTTGCACAGCAAGATGTCGAAAATCACATCCATCAGCTACAGCACGAGACCTACCTTGCACTCAGTCAACTGGATGATATTCAGGTTTTGGGGTATCAACCCAACGCAAGTGTGATAACTTTTGTGATGGACGGTGTTCACCATCAAGATATTGCAACTCTATTAGATCAACAAGGTATTGCAGTTCGCGCTGGCCACCATTGTGCGCACCCATTAATGGATGCACTCAATGTAAAAGGGACTGTACGGATCTCATTTGGTATTTACAACAACATGGATGATGTTGAAAAGCTCATAACTGCAATAGAAAAAGCCGTTGATATGCTTTAG
- the panE gene encoding 2-dehydropantoate 2-reductase gives MNITIVGPGAIGSLWAIKLLQAGHNVSLWSRSSDNSRDLSLDEQTSLSFSNNNIEKLSASDLVIFTVKAWQVEEATTPLLQYIDSDTILMFMHNGMGAVDQIAAQINDQPVVLATTTQAAFKPDKNNVCHTGLGQTQLGAFNLKGQQCTFLVDVLEHALPAVSWNPEIKTALWTKLAINCAINPLTGLEQIKNGELADKRFEDILSSIVKELRQVMQAEGIACSYDELEASVKHVIQATAQNNSSMKQDMFYQRKTEIDFITGHLINTALKHKIEVPVNQKLFTQVKERENSWNHQD, from the coding sequence GTGAACATCACGATTGTTGGGCCTGGGGCTATCGGCTCTTTATGGGCAATAAAACTACTTCAAGCTGGTCATAATGTCTCTTTGTGGAGTCGCTCCTCTGACAACTCGAGAGACCTATCACTTGATGAGCAAACCTCCCTTTCCTTCAGTAACAATAATATCGAAAAGCTATCAGCGAGTGACTTAGTGATCTTCACAGTCAAAGCTTGGCAAGTAGAAGAAGCTACCACTCCGTTACTTCAATATATCGACTCTGATACCATTCTCATGTTCATGCATAACGGAATGGGCGCAGTTGATCAGATAGCGGCTCAAATTAATGATCAGCCGGTAGTACTAGCCACCACCACCCAAGCCGCATTCAAGCCCGACAAGAATAACGTTTGTCACACAGGGTTAGGACAAACTCAATTGGGTGCTTTTAACCTCAAGGGTCAACAGTGCACTTTTTTAGTTGATGTGTTGGAACATGCCTTACCTGCCGTGAGTTGGAATCCTGAAATAAAAACGGCGCTATGGACTAAACTCGCCATCAATTGTGCGATCAACCCGCTAACCGGGCTAGAACAAATCAAGAATGGCGAGCTTGCAGATAAAAGGTTTGAGGATATTTTGAGTTCTATAGTTAAAGAGCTCAGGCAGGTTATGCAAGCCGAAGGGATCGCTTGTTCATACGATGAATTGGAAGCAAGCGTAAAACACGTTATCCAAGCCACGGCGCAGAACAACTCATCCATGAAGCAAGATATGTTTTACCAACGTAAGACAGAGATCGACTTCATAACAGGACACCTAATAAACACAGCACTCAAGCATAAGATAGAAGTTCCTGTTAACCAAAAGCTGTTTACGCAGGTTAAAGAACGAGAAAATAGCTGGAATCATCAAGATTAG
- a CDS encoding outer membrane protein OmpK translates to MRKSLLTLGLLAAVSAPVMAADYSDGDIHKNDYKWMQFNLMGAIDELPGESTHDYLEMEFGGRSGIFDLYGYVDVFNLTSDSSSDKAKSEKMFMKFAPRMSIDGLTGKDLSFGPVQELYVSTLMEWGGNSGVNTQKVGLGSDVMVPWLGKIGLNLYGTYDSNKKDWNGYQVSANWFKPFYFFENGSFISYQGYIDYQFGLEDKYSSASNGGAMYNGIYWHSDRFAVGYGLKGYKDIYGIKDTDGFKSTGFGHYVAVTYKF, encoded by the coding sequence ATGCGTAAATCACTTTTAACTCTTGGCCTACTTGCAGCAGTATCTGCTCCTGTAATGGCAGCTGATTATTCTGACGGCGACATCCATAAGAACGATTACAAATGGATGCAATTCAACCTTATGGGTGCTATTGACGAACTTCCGGGCGAATCAACTCATGATTACCTAGAGATGGAATTTGGCGGTCGCTCTGGAATCTTCGATCTTTACGGTTACGTTGACGTATTCAACCTAACGTCAGACTCAAGCAGCGATAAAGCAAAGTCTGAAAAGATGTTCATGAAATTTGCGCCTCGCATGTCTATTGATGGACTAACAGGTAAAGATCTTTCTTTTGGTCCAGTTCAAGAGCTTTACGTATCTACACTTATGGAATGGGGTGGTAACTCTGGCGTTAACACTCAAAAAGTTGGTTTGGGTTCTGACGTAATGGTTCCGTGGTTAGGCAAAATTGGCCTAAACCTTTACGGTACATACGATTCAAACAAGAAAGATTGGAACGGTTACCAAGTTTCTGCAAACTGGTTTAAACCTTTCTACTTCTTCGAAAACGGTTCATTCATCTCTTACCAAGGTTACATCGATTACCAATTTGGTCTGGAAGACAAGTACTCTTCTGCAAGTAACGGTGGTGCAATGTACAATGGTATCTACTGGCACTCAGATCGTTTCGCTGTTGGTTATGGCCTAAAAGGTTACAAAGACATCTACGGTATTAAAGATACTGATGGATTCAAATCAACAGGCTTTGGTCACTACGTTGCAGTAACTTACAAGTTCTAA
- a CDS encoding MFS transporter has protein sequence MSSGTPSLSWMQTFRSYLDKRLLWVFMLGCSSGFPWVLIGSNMSGWLKDAGLTRAAIGYFGSVFAVYAINFLWAPLVDRVKLPVLHAILGQRRSWIFLCQSLVLICTLFIAGVNPANDLMFTSMLALGIAIASATQDVAIDAFRIDSFPKSEASKLPQASAMAVMGWWTGYSLPGYLAFINADSIGWNGVYYGMAGVVIVLMLFTLFVGEPNTQREALQEQAQQRHNRVVGSKVVAWFSVTVLEPFYDFFKRNGVQVAITLLLFVFLFKIGEAFLGRMSITFYKEIGFSNEQIGHYSKLIGWGATIFFTLLGSVFNVKFGIVRGLMIGGIAMAASNLMFAWIAQAGPSETLFLATIIVDNFTTAFSTVAFVSFLTLLTGQAFSATQYALLASLGNFGRTTLASFSGELVDYLNDWSTFFILTSLMVIPSLIMLYSLRHFFTDLLEKAKNNHE, from the coding sequence ATGTCATCAGGCACCCCCTCTCTTTCTTGGATGCAAACTTTCCGCAGCTACCTAGATAAACGTCTACTTTGGGTGTTTATGCTCGGTTGTTCGAGTGGCTTCCCATGGGTTCTAATTGGATCCAACATGTCTGGTTGGCTAAAAGATGCCGGTTTAACTCGTGCTGCGATCGGTTATTTCGGCAGTGTGTTTGCTGTCTATGCTATTAACTTTCTATGGGCACCGTTGGTAGACCGAGTCAAACTGCCAGTTTTACACGCGATATTAGGCCAACGACGCAGTTGGATATTCTTGTGCCAAAGCTTGGTATTGATCTGTACCCTGTTCATTGCTGGAGTAAACCCAGCCAATGACTTGATGTTCACCTCTATGCTTGCTCTCGGAATAGCTATCGCCTCTGCAACTCAAGATGTCGCCATTGATGCCTTCCGTATTGATTCATTTCCAAAATCGGAAGCATCAAAGTTGCCACAAGCATCCGCAATGGCCGTGATGGGATGGTGGACGGGCTATTCTCTTCCAGGTTATCTCGCTTTTATCAATGCTGACTCAATCGGTTGGAATGGTGTGTATTACGGCATGGCTGGTGTGGTTATCGTGTTAATGCTGTTTACTCTTTTTGTCGGAGAACCCAATACACAACGTGAAGCATTACAAGAGCAAGCACAACAACGTCACAACAGAGTTGTGGGTTCAAAAGTCGTCGCTTGGTTCAGCGTTACAGTGCTAGAACCGTTTTATGATTTCTTCAAACGAAACGGAGTTCAAGTTGCCATCACCCTTCTACTGTTTGTGTTCCTATTTAAGATAGGTGAAGCCTTCTTAGGTAGAATGTCTATCACCTTCTATAAAGAGATAGGCTTTAGCAATGAACAGATTGGCCACTACTCTAAGTTAATCGGTTGGGGCGCGACGATATTCTTCACCTTGCTAGGCAGTGTCTTCAATGTGAAATTCGGTATAGTTCGCGGACTGATGATTGGCGGCATAGCGATGGCAGCCAGCAACCTAATGTTTGCGTGGATAGCTCAGGCTGGCCCTAGTGAAACTCTGTTCTTGGCAACTATCATTGTCGACAACTTCACAACCGCCTTTTCGACGGTAGCATTTGTCTCTTTCTTAACCTTACTGACTGGTCAGGCTTTCTCAGCGACGCAATATGCCTTATTAGCATCCTTAGGTAATTTCGGTAGAACAACACTGGCTTCATTCAGTGGCGAGCTCGTCGATTACCTCAATGATTGGTCAACCTTCTTTATACTGACGTCATTAATGGTGATTCCGAGTTTGATTATGCTCTATTCGCTACGCCACTTTTTCACTGATTTATTAGAAAAAGCGAAAAACAACCACGAATAA